From a single Caldibacillus debilis DSM 16016 genomic region:
- a CDS encoding alpha/beta fold hydrolase: MDYRIFTLNKKTCIIHYPAKPNGFGVLWIGYFDGDIGADDRPTVNKPRKSLMDELNVRGYTVFYTVLEKHHFANPQAFEQVENLYEFVKRNEILNEKIHLIAEGIGALLAESFLADKGDYVRSAVFIDPAFSLKKLTEEVKDQPFLLKKLYSDLKKAYSLSSDEECEFFINNQHRHPVVIPVPYQIVHFVRPDRKREGADREEKYQNLAEDRILALPSGGRHALSAVIFRLFKETEKQL; the protein is encoded by the coding sequence ATGGATTACCGGATATTTACCTTAAACAAAAAAACATGCATCATCCACTACCCGGCAAAACCGAACGGATTCGGCGTGCTGTGGATCGGATATTTCGATGGGGACATCGGCGCGGACGACCGTCCGACAGTCAACAAACCGAGGAAATCTTTAATGGATGAACTGAATGTCCGCGGTTACACCGTTTTTTATACGGTCCTGGAAAAACATCATTTCGCCAATCCGCAGGCTTTTGAGCAGGTGGAAAATTTGTATGAGTTCGTCAAACGGAACGAGATTTTAAACGAAAAAATCCATCTGATCGCCGAGGGCATCGGGGCCTTGCTGGCCGAATCCTTCCTCGCCGACAAGGGCGACTATGTCCGTTCCGCCGTTTTCATCGATCCGGCATTTTCCCTCAAAAAACTGACGGAGGAAGTCAAAGACCAGCCCTTTTTGCTGAAAAAGCTCTATTCGGATTTGAAAAAAGCCTACTCCCTTTCGAGTGATGAGGAATGTGAATTTTTTATCAATAACCAGCATCGCCATCCGGTCGTGATTCCCGTTCCTTATCAAATCGTTCATTTTGTCCGGCCGGACCGGAAACGGGAGGGAGCGGATCGGGAGGAAAAATATCAAAACCTGGCGGAAGACCGGATCCTCGCCCTTCCGTCCGGGGGGAGGCACGCCCTGTCCGCGGTCATCTTCCGCCTTTTCAAAGAGACGGAAAAGCAGCTGTAA
- a CDS encoding beta-ketoacyl-ACP synthase III gives MNAGIIGIGRYIPEKVVTNFDLEKMMDTSDEWIRTRTGIEERRIASDRTGTSDMAYEASLRALENAGITGEDIDLILTATVTPDYSFPSVSCVLQERLGAKKAAAMDISAACSGFIYGMVTAKQFIESGAYRYVLVVGAEKLSKITNWDDRNTAVLFGDGAGAAVIGPVSDGKGILSFELGADGSGGKYLYQDKYICMNGREVFKFAVRQMGESAVHVIEKAGLKTEDVDFFIPHQANIRIMEAARERLGLPREKMSVTVNKFGNTSAASIPISIVEEVEAGKIKDGDIVVMVGFGGGLTWGALAMRWGR, from the coding sequence ATGAACGCAGGTATTATCGGCATCGGGAGATATATCCCGGAAAAAGTGGTCACCAATTTCGACCTGGAAAAAATGATGGATACCTCCGATGAATGGATCCGGACAAGAACGGGCATCGAAGAAAGAAGGATCGCCTCCGACCGGACCGGGACATCCGACATGGCCTATGAAGCGAGCCTCCGCGCCCTGGAAAATGCGGGAATTACGGGCGAGGACATCGATTTGATCCTGACCGCCACCGTAACCCCGGATTACTCTTTCCCGTCGGTTTCCTGCGTGCTTCAGGAAAGGCTGGGGGCAAAAAAGGCCGCGGCCATGGATATCAGCGCCGCCTGTTCCGGTTTCATATACGGGATGGTGACGGCAAAACAATTTATCGAAAGCGGCGCGTACCGGTACGTTCTCGTGGTCGGCGCGGAAAAATTGTCGAAGATCACCAACTGGGACGACCGGAATACGGCCGTTTTATTCGGGGACGGGGCCGGCGCCGCCGTCATAGGCCCCGTTTCCGACGGCAAAGGGATCCTTTCCTTCGAATTGGGAGCGGACGGTTCGGGCGGCAAATATTTGTACCAAGACAAATATATTTGCATGAACGGGCGGGAAGTTTTCAAATTTGCCGTCCGGCAAATGGGGGAATCCGCCGTCCATGTCATTGAAAAGGCCGGATTAAAAACGGAAGACGTGGACTTTTTCATCCCCCATCAGGCCAATATCCGCATTATGGAAGCGGCCAGGGAGCGGCTCGGGCTGCCCCGGGAAAAGATGTCGGTCACGGTGAATAAATTCGGGAACACCTCCGCGGCCTCGATCCCGATCTCTATTGTCGAAGAGGTGGAAGCTGGTAAAATAAAGGATGGAGACATCGTCGTCATGGTCGGCTTCGGGGGCGGGCTGACATGGGGGGCCCTCGCCATGCGCTGGGGAAGATGA
- the fabF gene encoding beta-ketoacyl-ACP synthase II, whose amino-acid sequence MIKRRVVITGIGAVTPVGNDAETAWQNIIRGKSGIGPLTRVNKDEFPAKVAAEVKDFNPEDFLDKKDARKMDRFTHFAVASALMAVKDAGLSIDESNAHRVGVWIGSGIGGMETYERQFETFLQRGYRRVSPFFVPMMIPDMAAGQVSILLGAKGVNSCTVTACATGTNSIGDAFKVIQRGDADVMITGGTEAPITKIAIAGFCANTALTTNPDPNTASRPFDKNRDGFVMGEGAGIVVLEELNHALKRGAKIYAEIVGYGSTGDAYHITAPAPAGEGGARAMKMALDDAGVSPEEVDYINAHGTSTEYNDKFETMAIKTVFGEHAYKIPVSSTKSMTGHLLGATGAVEAIFTALAIKEGVIPPTMNYETPDPECDLDYVPNEARKKDVRVAISNSFGFGGHNATIVLKKFEP is encoded by the coding sequence ATGATCAAACGAAGGGTTGTGATTACCGGCATCGGCGCCGTGACGCCGGTGGGCAACGACGCCGAAACCGCCTGGCAAAACATCATCCGGGGGAAATCGGGCATCGGTCCGCTTACCCGGGTAAACAAGGACGAATTTCCCGCCAAAGTAGCCGCGGAAGTCAAGGATTTCAACCCTGAGGATTTTTTGGATAAAAAAGATGCGCGGAAAATGGACCGTTTCACCCATTTTGCCGTCGCGTCCGCTCTCATGGCGGTCAAAGACGCCGGGCTTTCCATCGACGAAAGCAATGCCCACCGGGTTGGCGTGTGGATCGGTTCGGGCATCGGCGGCATGGAAACCTATGAAAGGCAGTTTGAAACCTTTCTCCAGCGGGGATACCGCCGCGTCAGCCCGTTTTTCGTGCCGATGATGATTCCGGATATGGCCGCCGGGCAGGTGTCGATCCTTTTGGGGGCGAAAGGGGTGAACTCCTGCACGGTGACCGCCTGCGCCACGGGAACCAACTCCATCGGCGACGCCTTTAAAGTCATCCAGCGGGGAGACGCGGATGTGATGATTACCGGCGGGACGGAGGCCCCGATCACGAAAATCGCCATCGCCGGCTTCTGCGCCAACACGGCTTTGACGACCAATCCGGATCCGAACACCGCTTCCCGGCCCTTCGACAAAAACCGGGACGGGTTCGTCATGGGCGAAGGGGCGGGCATTGTCGTCCTGGAGGAATTGAACCATGCCCTGAAGCGGGGGGCAAAAATTTATGCGGAGATCGTCGGATACGGCTCCACGGGTGACGCGTACCATATCACCGCGCCGGCTCCCGCCGGGGAAGGGGGCGCCCGCGCTATGAAAATGGCCCTCGATGACGCGGGCGTATCCCCGGAGGAAGTGGACTATATCAACGCCCACGGGACGAGCACGGAATACAACGATAAATTTGAAACGATGGCCATCAAAACCGTCTTCGGCGAACACGCCTACAAGATTCCCGTCAGCTCGACCAAATCGATGACCGGCCACTTGCTGGGGGCGACCGGCGCCGTGGAGGCGATCTTTACGGCATTGGCGATCAAAGAAGGCGTCATCCCGCCGACGATGAATTATGAAACGCCGGATCCGGAATGCGATTTGGACTATGTGCCGAACGAGGCGAGAAAGAAAGACGTCCGTGTGGCGATCAGCAATTCCTTCGGTTTCGGCGGCCATAACGCCACGATCGTTTTGAAAAAATTCGAGCCGTAA
- a CDS encoding DUF2268 domain-containing protein, translating to MRTDRWLDEQFFHPYRLCEPLKAHFENLDPPGIYQFLAEKGLYKPSGLTFQDFVRLKEMKVWDRADKYLDHFRKRWKGPDIPVYIFPANHSLFSPLVLKNGYTLPGAMFLFLTPPEDGKELKALFVHEYHHAARLHRLGRKTETFTLLDSLVMEGLAEHAVSDSCGEKYVARWMRQYTEKQIAKLWEKYFRANLRLKTGDPGHDRLLYGMRGVPPMAGYAVGFAIVKACREKLRCRTDEMIAMSAERIAEPFLAQEKSEGTRF from the coding sequence ATGCGGACGGATCGATGGCTGGATGAACAGTTTTTCCATCCTTACCGACTCTGCGAACCATTGAAGGCCCATTTTGAAAATCTGGATCCGCCGGGGATTTATCAGTTTTTGGCGGAAAAAGGCTTGTACAAACCTTCCGGCCTGACTTTTCAAGATTTTGTCCGATTGAAAGAAATGAAGGTTTGGGACCGGGCGGACAAGTATTTGGACCATTTCCGGAAAAGGTGGAAAGGCCCGGACATCCCTGTCTATATTTTTCCGGCCAATCATTCTTTGTTTTCCCCATTGGTTTTGAAAAACGGCTATACCCTTCCCGGGGCCATGTTCCTTTTCTTGACCCCCCCGGAGGACGGAAAGGAATTGAAAGCCCTGTTTGTCCACGAATACCATCATGCCGCAAGGCTCCACCGTCTCGGGAGGAAGACGGAAACCTTCACCCTGCTCGATTCCCTGGTCATGGAAGGGTTGGCGGAACACGCGGTTTCCGATTCCTGCGGGGAAAAATATGTGGCCCGCTGGATGCGCCAGTACACGGAAAAGCAGATTGCAAAACTGTGGGAAAAATATTTCCGCGCCAATCTCCGGCTGAAAACCGGCGATCCCGGTCATGACCGGCTGCTCTACGGAATGAGGGGGGTTCCGCCCATGGCCGGCTATGCCGTCGGCTTTGCCATCGTCAAGGCCTGCCGGGAAAAACTTCGCTGCCGAACGGATGAAATGATCGCCATGAGCGCGGAACGGATCGCAGAACCTTTTTTGGCGCAGGAAAAATCCGAGGGAACGAGGTTTTGA
- a CDS encoding YjbA family protein: MLYLHDVWVNWFEGEENGYNVCPFHEWRKEDTIELLDQVPLLKISTPLFLYIENQLSVLPEALLEDVYQKAWIRKNGERIQLDYCFVATDGADIIAVDTIGYQIPMRKSRLIPRQEQLVYEMTRGEDAKEFPIPQDEGKTYHILSPEPKYMIGLTRKERNMKHILFMALDQLKASKNTAEIRYWCTEWEPKNFRKIQKMSFEKAWNYLYDEVKHGWSERHEHLCEGLIKGQPFFERLWDMEKGAKVNWDS; encoded by the coding sequence ATGTTGTACCTGCATGATGTATGGGTGAATTGGTTCGAAGGGGAAGAAAACGGCTACAACGTTTGCCCGTTTCACGAATGGCGAAAAGAGGATACCATCGAACTTTTGGACCAGGTTCCTTTGCTGAAAATTTCCACGCCCTTGTTCCTGTATATCGAAAACCAATTGTCCGTGCTTCCCGAAGCTTTGTTGGAGGACGTTTATCAGAAGGCCTGGATCCGGAAAAACGGCGAACGCATCCAGCTGGATTACTGTTTCGTGGCAACGGACGGGGCCGATATCATCGCCGTCGATACGATCGGCTATCAGATCCCGATGCGGAAGAGCCGGCTCATCCCCCGCCAGGAGCAATTGGTCTATGAAATGACCCGGGGGGAAGACGCCAAGGAATTTCCGATTCCCCAGGACGAGGGAAAAACCTACCATATCCTATCGCCGGAACCGAAATACATGATCGGTTTGACGAGAAAGGAAAGAAACATGAAACATATTTTGTTCATGGCCCTCGACCAATTAAAGGCGTCGAAGAACACCGCGGAAATCCGCTACTGGTGCACCGAATGGGAGCCGAAAAACTTTCGGAAAATCCAAAAGATGTCCTTTGAAAAGGCATGGAACTATTTGTACGACGAGGTGAAACACGGCTGGTCGGAGCGGCATGAACATTTGTGCGAAGGATTGATCAAAGGGCAGCCTTTTTTTGAAAGATTGTGGGATATGGAAAAGGGAGCGAAGGTCAATTGGGATTCTTGA
- the trpS gene encoding tryptophan--tRNA ligase → MAQTVFSGIQPSGTTTIGNYIGAIKQFVRLQHAYECYFCIVDLHAITVPQNPKELRENIKKLAALYLACGIDPKKATLFIQSEVPAHAQAGWIMQCISYVGELERMTQYKDKAQKHGESIPAGLLSYPPLMAADILLYETDFVPVGEDQKQHLELTRDLAERFNKKYENIFKIPDIILPEKGARIMSLQDPTKKMSKSDANRKAFISLLDEPKQIEKKIKSAVTDSEGIIRYDKERKPGISNLLVIYSALSGLPIPDLEKRYEGKGYGEFKADLAEVIIRELRPIQEKYYEIIDSPKLDDILAEGAERANAKASRMLRKIENALGLGRNR, encoded by the coding sequence ATGGCGCAAACGGTATTCTCCGGCATTCAGCCGAGCGGGACGACGACGATCGGGAATTATATCGGCGCAATCAAACAGTTCGTCCGGCTCCAACACGCTTACGAATGCTATTTCTGCATCGTCGATCTGCATGCGATCACCGTTCCCCAAAATCCGAAGGAACTGCGGGAAAATATAAAAAAGCTTGCCGCCTTGTACCTGGCCTGCGGAATCGATCCGAAAAAAGCGACGCTCTTCATCCAGTCGGAAGTTCCCGCCCATGCGCAGGCGGGCTGGATCATGCAATGCATCTCTTACGTCGGGGAACTGGAACGGATGACCCAATATAAAGACAAGGCGCAAAAACACGGGGAATCGATCCCGGCTGGCCTGCTCTCCTATCCTCCGCTCATGGCGGCCGATATCCTGCTCTATGAAACGGATTTCGTTCCCGTCGGCGAAGACCAGAAACAGCATTTGGAGCTGACGCGGGACTTGGCGGAGCGTTTCAATAAAAAATACGAAAATATCTTTAAAATCCCCGATATTATCCTTCCGGAAAAGGGAGCGCGGATCATGTCGCTGCAGGATCCGACGAAAAAGATGAGCAAATCGGACGCGAACCGGAAGGCTTTCATCTCCCTGCTCGACGAACCGAAACAGATCGAAAAGAAGATCAAAAGCGCCGTTACCGATTCGGAAGGAATCATCCGCTACGATAAAGAAAGAAAACCGGGCATTTCCAACCTGCTTGTCATCTATTCGGCCTTGAGCGGCCTACCGATCCCGGATCTGGAAAAACGATATGAAGGGAAGGGGTATGGCGAATTCAAGGCCGATCTGGCCGAAGTCATCATCCGGGAATTGCGGCCGATCCAGGAAAAATACTACGAAATCATCGATTCGCCGAAGCTGGACGATATTCTCGCGGAAGGGGCCGAAAGGGCGAACGCCAAGGCCAGCCGGATGCTTAGGAAAATCGAAAATGCCCTCGGCCTCGGAAGAAACAGATAA
- the spxA gene encoding transcriptional regulator SpxA, translating into MVILYTASSCTSCRKAKAWLEEHQIPYKERNIFAEPLTIEEIKQIFRMTENGTDEIISTRSKTFQKLNIQLDSLPLHELFKLIQENPGLLRRPIIMDEKRLQVGYNEDEIRRFLPRKVRTYQLLEAQRMVN; encoded by the coding sequence ATGGTCATTTTGTACACCGCATCCAGCTGCACGTCTTGCCGGAAGGCAAAAGCCTGGTTGGAAGAGCATCAAATTCCGTATAAGGAAAGGAATATATTCGCAGAACCGTTAACGATCGAGGAGATCAAACAAATCTTCCGGATGACGGAAAACGGGACGGACGAAATCATTTCCACCCGTTCGAAAACTTTCCAAAAGCTGAACATCCAATTGGATTCGCTGCCGCTGCACGAGTTGTTTAAATTGATTCAGGAAAATCCCGGCTTGCTGCGACGGCCGATCATCATGGACGAAAAAAGGCTGCAAGTCGGTTACAATGAAGACGAGATCCGCCGCTTCCTGCCGAGAAAAGTCCGCACCTATCAGCTGCTGGAAGCCCAGCGGATGGTGAACTGA
- the mecA gene encoding adaptor protein MecA: protein MEIERINENTVKLFISYVDVEERGFDREEIWYNREKGEELFWEMMDEIHQEEDFAFDGPLWIQVHALDKGLEVVVTKAQIAKDGQRFEVSFGDDKENDGEINERIEELLDQQFLFKEVEPEEDYDGEGFSFVAYFDDFEDLIALAKYPWEEVCCSKLFALEGKYYLYLEFAEDSFETEKLLGRVLEYGRESNRTVHYLMEYGKEIISEDVFAVLKKHFN from the coding sequence ATGGAAATTGAACGGATCAACGAAAACACCGTGAAACTTTTCATCTCCTATGTGGATGTGGAAGAGCGCGGGTTCGATCGCGAGGAAATATGGTACAACCGGGAAAAAGGCGAAGAACTATTTTGGGAAATGATGGATGAAATTCATCAGGAAGAGGATTTTGCGTTTGACGGTCCCCTTTGGATCCAGGTTCACGCTTTAGATAAAGGATTGGAAGTCGTCGTCACCAAAGCGCAGATCGCAAAGGACGGGCAGCGCTTTGAAGTTTCCTTCGGCGACGACAAGGAAAATGACGGCGAGATCAATGAGCGGATCGAGGAGCTGCTCGATCAGCAATTCTTATTTAAGGAAGTCGAGCCGGAAGAAGATTACGACGGCGAAGGATTTTCCTTCGTCGCCTACTTCGACGATTTTGAAGACCTTATCGCCTTGGCAAAGTATCCGTGGGAGGAAGTTTGCTGCAGCAAATTGTTCGCCCTCGAAGGCAAATACTACTTGTACCTGGAATTCGCGGAAGATTCCTTCGAAACCGAGAAATTGCTCGGCCGGGTCCTGGAATACGGCCGCGAATCGAACAGAACCGTCCACTATTTGATGGAATACGGGAAAGAAATCATTTCGGAAGACGTTTTTGCGGTTCTGAAAAAACATTTTAACTAA
- a CDS encoding competence protein CoiA, translating into MAKTRSGELFSLLGRSKDSLGKIKRETSFFCPACGEPVILKTGAKKVPHFSHYRHCPVKPEGETETHLLGKKWLFEWLEKQGYRPQLEYFLPDLQQRADVFFERAGKKYALEFQCSPLSLSLLTDRDESYRRSGIIPLWIVLDSRIRKEKGPFFSATDFLSFFIREGPASPFILAFQPDPPMFVKYVHLVPVSKSRFYYQKTTFPLSCGMKEVFRSCPPFDVSELLAVWQREVGRWLIFCHLQRSAKREPALHALYASAIHPTLLPKEVGIPVPRMHAIETHPVLWQALIWLEFFRQRPRGGTFSMEEVKTYLRRSEKTGLVRWRKPVLAEGRDPFSPVKKYLLFLAKCGFARIRGNRYVIEGKPEPLPADRWREEREKFLKEQKALILTLFH; encoded by the coding sequence GTGGCCAAAACCCGATCCGGGGAGCTTTTTTCTTTGCTCGGGCGTTCGAAAGATTCCCTCGGGAAGATCAAAAGGGAAACTTCCTTTTTCTGCCCCGCCTGCGGCGAACCGGTCATCCTGAAAACCGGGGCGAAGAAGGTCCCCCATTTTTCCCATTACCGCCATTGCCCGGTTAAACCGGAGGGGGAAACCGAAACCCATTTGCTCGGCAAAAAATGGCTGTTCGAATGGCTGGAAAAACAGGGCTACCGACCGCAGCTGGAATATTTTTTGCCCGATCTGCAACAACGGGCGGATGTTTTTTTCGAAAGGGCGGGAAAAAAATACGCACTCGAATTCCAATGTTCCCCGCTGTCCCTTTCCCTGTTGACGGATAGGGACGAAAGTTACCGGAGATCCGGCATCATCCCCCTTTGGATCGTCCTGGATTCCCGCATCCGGAAAGAAAAGGGCCCCTTCTTTTCCGCCACCGATTTCCTGTCCTTTTTCATCCGGGAAGGCCCCGCTTCTCCTTTCATCCTGGCCTTCCAACCGGATCCCCCCATGTTTGTCAAGTATGTCCATCTCGTCCCCGTTTCCAAAAGCCGGTTTTATTATCAAAAAACGACCTTCCCCCTGTCCTGCGGGATGAAGGAGGTTTTCCGTTCCTGTCCGCCTTTCGATGTTTCCGAGTTGTTGGCTGTCTGGCAGAGGGAAGTCGGGAGATGGCTGATCTTTTGCCATCTGCAAAGATCCGCGAAAAGGGAACCGGCCCTCCATGCCCTCTATGCCTCCGCGATCCATCCGACCCTGCTCCCGAAGGAGGTCGGGATCCCCGTTCCCCGCATGCATGCCATCGAAACCCATCCCGTTCTTTGGCAGGCCCTCATCTGGCTGGAATTTTTCCGCCAAAGGCCCCGCGGCGGAACCTTTTCAATGGAAGAGGTCAAAACCTATCTCCGCCGATCGGAAAAAACCGGGCTGGTGAGATGGCGGAAGCCGGTCCTTGCCGAAGGCCGGGATCCCTTTTCCCCGGTGAAAAAATATTTGCTTTTTCTGGCGAAGTGCGGCTTTGCCCGGATCCGGGGAAACCGATACGTGATCGAGGGAAAACCGGAACCTTTGCCGGCCGACCGGTGGCGGGAGGAACGGGAAAAATTTTTAAAAGAGCAAAAGGCGCTAATTTTGACACTTTTTCATTGA
- the pepF gene encoding oligoendopeptidase F: MAKEKVKTLPKRSEVPVEYTWRLEDIFPTDEDWEREFGEIKKLLPKAQEFKGTLGESAGRLLELLRFQEQVYFRLGKLYTYAHMRYDQDTTNQFYQGLNARANTLHTEAASAFSFVVPEILSIPEEKIERFLEENQELQLYRHYFDKINLKRPHVLSPEVEEVLAKSREIADTPDQVFGMLNHADLHFPTIVDENGEEAEVTHGRFVPFLESRDRRVRRDAFKAVYDTYEKFKNTFAATLSGQIKADNFYALVRKYRSARHAALANNNIPEEVYDNLVATVNKNLHLLHRYVRLRKKALGVDELHMYDLYTPLVKDVEMKVTYEEAKECLLKALAPLGEEYLSVLKEGFQNRWVDVLENKGKRSGAYSSGSYGTNPYILLNWQDDVKNLFTLAHEFGHSVHSYFTRKYQPFVYGNYSIFVAEVASTCNEALLTDYLLKTLDDERKRLYIVNHYLEEFRTTLFRQTMFAEFEHEIHVRAQNGEALTAELLTDLYYNLNKKYFGNDIVVDREIGMEWARIPHFYYNYYVYQYSTGFSAAQALSKQILTEGKPAVERYLAFLKAGSSDYPIEVLKKAGVDMTKVEPIQAAFTLFEKRLEEMENLLG, from the coding sequence ATGGCAAAAGAAAAGGTAAAGACACTTCCGAAAAGGAGCGAGGTTCCCGTCGAATATACGTGGAGGCTCGAAGATATTTTTCCCACCGACGAAGATTGGGAAAGGGAATTCGGGGAGATAAAGAAACTGCTGCCGAAGGCGCAGGAATTTAAAGGAACCCTCGGGGAAAGCGCCGGCCGGCTATTGGAATTGCTCCGGTTCCAGGAACAGGTCTATTTCCGGCTGGGAAAATTGTATACTTACGCCCATATGCGGTACGATCAGGACACGACGAACCAGTTCTATCAAGGGCTGAACGCCCGGGCGAATACGCTGCATACCGAAGCGGCAAGCGCTTTTTCCTTCGTCGTGCCGGAAATCCTGTCGATCCCGGAAGAAAAGATCGAAAGATTCCTGGAAGAAAACCAAGAGCTGCAGTTGTACAGGCATTATTTTGACAAAATCAATTTAAAGCGGCCCCACGTCCTCTCTCCGGAAGTGGAAGAGGTCCTGGCCAAGTCCCGGGAGATCGCCGATACGCCGGATCAAGTGTTCGGGATGCTTAATCATGCCGATCTGCACTTCCCGACGATCGTCGACGAGAACGGGGAGGAAGCGGAGGTCACCCACGGCCGTTTCGTTCCCTTTTTGGAAAGCCGGGACCGGCGGGTGCGAAGGGATGCCTTCAAGGCGGTGTACGATACATACGAAAAATTTAAAAACACCTTTGCGGCCACATTGAGCGGGCAAATCAAGGCGGACAATTTTTACGCCCTCGTCCGGAAATACCGGTCGGCACGCCACGCGGCCTTGGCCAACAACAATATCCCGGAAGAGGTTTATGACAACCTGGTCGCCACCGTCAACAAAAATCTCCATCTGCTGCACCGCTATGTCCGGCTGCGGAAGAAAGCCCTCGGCGTCGACGAACTCCACATGTACGACCTTTACACGCCGCTCGTGAAAGATGTGGAAATGAAAGTGACGTACGAGGAAGCGAAGGAATGTTTATTGAAGGCGCTCGCCCCCCTCGGGGAGGAATATTTGTCCGTCCTGAAGGAAGGGTTCCAAAACCGCTGGGTCGACGTGCTGGAAAATAAGGGTAAACGGAGCGGGGCCTATTCCTCCGGATCCTACGGCACGAACCCGTACATTTTGCTGAACTGGCAGGACGACGTCAAAAATCTGTTCACCTTGGCCCACGAATTCGGCCATTCGGTGCACAGCTACTTCACCCGGAAATATCAGCCGTTCGTCTACGGAAATTATTCCATCTTCGTCGCCGAGGTCGCTTCCACCTGCAACGAGGCCCTGCTTACCGATTACTTGCTGAAGACCCTCGACGACGAAAGGAAGCGGCTGTATATTGTCAACCATTATTTGGAAGAATTCCGCACCACCCTTTTCAGACAGACGATGTTCGCCGAATTCGAGCATGAAATCCACGTCCGGGCCCAAAATGGGGAAGCTTTGACGGCGGAGCTGCTCACCGACCTTTATTACAATTTGAACAAAAAATATTTCGGCAACGACATCGTGGTCGACCGGGAGATCGGCATGGAATGGGCCAGGATTCCCCATTTCTATTACAACTATTACGTGTACCAATATTCCACCGGATTCAGCGCCGCCCAGGCGTTGAGCAAACAGATATTGACGGAAGGGAAGCCCGCGGTGGAACGGTATCTCGCCTTCCTGAAGGCGGGAAGCTCCGATTATCCGATCGAAGTGCTGAAAAAGGCCGGGGTGGACATGACCAAGGTGGAGCCGATCCAAGCGGCCTTCACCCTGTTCGAAAAAAGATTGGAAGAAATGGAGAATTTGCTGGGTTAA
- a CDS encoding ClpXP adapter SpxH family protein, whose amino-acid sequence MKIVENKLESRTTKTCSENKPLELYIFTDPLCFKCWSLEMVIKKLELEYSHYFTLSYILSCKISRLNPACSGRKAKGGHPKTLLEYCLGSGREQERKNDPPFIASIAVKAAELQGKNKGIRFYRKLQEYLFYREMNITNPQTLIACAKEAGLDVEEFKKDIHSTSASKAFQCDLYVTNEMGVTDFPTVVMFTNNADEEGIKLTGNYPYEVYVKILREMLKREPEKSSLPPILTYLKMQKWVTAKEISFVYDRPKFQVELELKKLKLQKKVDRIKCERGEFWRYIGGD is encoded by the coding sequence GTGAAGATCGTGGAAAATAAATTGGAGAGCCGGACGACCAAAACCTGCAGCGAAAACAAACCCCTCGAGCTTTATATATTCACCGATCCGCTATGTTTTAAGTGCTGGTCTTTGGAAATGGTGATCAAGAAGCTCGAATTGGAATACAGCCATTATTTCACCTTATCCTACATTTTGAGCTGCAAGATTTCCCGATTGAATCCTGCCTGCTCCGGCAGGAAAGCGAAGGGCGGCCATCCGAAAACCCTGCTTGAATATTGTTTGGGTTCGGGCCGGGAACAGGAACGGAAGAACGATCCCCCGTTCATCGCTTCGATCGCCGTGAAGGCCGCCGAATTGCAGGGAAAAAACAAGGGGATCCGCTTTTACCGGAAACTCCAGGAATACTTATTTTACCGGGAGATGAACATTACGAACCCGCAGACATTGATCGCCTGTGCAAAGGAGGCCGGGCTGGATGTCGAGGAATTTAAGAAGGATATCCATTCCACCAGCGCATCGAAAGCCTTCCAGTGCGATCTGTACGTGACCAATGAAATGGGCGTAACCGATTTTCCCACCGTCGTCATGTTTACCAATAACGCCGACGAAGAAGGGATCAAACTGACAGGGAATTATCCGTATGAAGTCTATGTGAAAATCCTCCGCGAGATGCTGAAAAGGGAGCCGGAAAAATCCTCCCTGCCGCCGATCCTCACCTATTTGAAAATGCAGAAGTGGGTGACGGCGAAGGAAATATCCTTCGTTTACGACCGGCCGAAATTTCAGGTGGAATTGGAGCTGAAAAAATTAAAACTGCAGAAAAAGGTCGACCGCATCAAATGCGAACGGGGAGAGTTCTGGCGGTATATCGGCGGGGATTGA